The Lactuca sativa cultivar Salinas chromosome 2, Lsat_Salinas_v11, whole genome shotgun sequence genome includes a window with the following:
- the LOC111906239 gene encoding G-type lectin S-receptor-like serine/threonine-protein kinase At4g27290 isoform X3 produces MYELGFFSPSNSNDRYLGIWFKKISTGRVVWIANRDFPLLNRTGKLKVSSEGLLLLSCCGDTVIWSSNSSASVRYNNNPVAQLLDTGNFVVKDGSSNSSSSIQTNFIWQSFDYPDDTLLAGMKLGKDFVRGINRSLTSWKSPDDPSTGQYVSYVDTNGYPQLIVSQGLVIDLRFGPWNGIRFSGLPFETSNPIYSHDFVVNQKEVYYKFELKSSIFQIISLRWDGSIALLHWNNRSQNWVVYTSGLIDSCVRYGICGPYGSCNINRNPPCNCMEGFEPKSPEEWNIADWSNGCKLQSPLDCKGGDAFRKVTKMKFPDTRYSWYNRSMTLGECEIACRKNCTCTAYANLDIRKEGSGCLLWFGELMDLNVCEENQDLYIRMPASLLTGLTVSQPGFNRKIEILIIVMPTLVILMGLSVAVYAFSMKKKRSYIKGRGRRVHSTDRHNSDVEKEDLEMNFVSLSIITKATNNFSIDNKLGEGGFGPVYKGVLETGQEIAVKQLSRTSEQGYDEFYNEVVCVAKLQHRNLVKLVGYCMDGDERILIYEYMSNKSLDLLLFDETKSCMLDWPQRFCIINGIARGMLYLHQDSRLRIIHRDLKAANILLDHDMNPKISDFGLAREFEGNQITAKTKKVVGTYGYISPEYALHGRFSVKSDVFSFGVLVLEIVSGKKNREFSHEDLNDNLLGHAWRLYTEGKYLDLMSPSLHNSCIISEVKRSIHVGLLCVQNHAQDRPTMSSVVMMLGGEGSLPPPRQPAFFAEEGSRKHYTFSKVDEATITLLVPR; encoded by the exons ATGTATGAACTGGGCTTTTTTAGCCCCAGTAACTCAAACGATCGGTACCTGGGAATATGGTTCAAGAAGATATCAACAGGTAGAGTGGTATGGATTGCTAACAGAGACTTTCCATTACTCAATAGAACAGGAAAACTCAAAGTCAGTAGTGAGGGACTCCTGTTGCTTTCCTGCTGTGGTGATACAGTAATCTGGTCATCCAATTCCTCTGCTTCTGTCAGGTACAATAACAATCCAGTGGCACAACTTTTGGATACTGGAAATTTTGTTGTAAAAGATGGTAGTAGTAATAGTAGTAGTTCTATTCAAACAAATTTCATATGGCAAAGTTTTGATTATCCTGATGACACTTTGCTAGCTGGAATGAAACTTGGTAAGGATTTTGTAAGAGGCATAAACAGGAGCTTGACATCATGGAAGAGTCCTGACGATCCTTCTACAGGTCAGTATGTAAGTTATGTAGATACAAATGGATACCCACAATTAATTGTGAGCCAAGGTTTAGTAATAGACTTAAGATTTGGACCATGGAACGGCATCAGGTTTAGTGGTTTGCCTTTTGAGACGTCAAATCCAATATACTCTCATGATTTTGTTGTCAACCAGAAGGAAGTATATTATAAATTCGAGCTTAAGAGTTCAATTTTTCAGATAATATCTTTGAGGTGGGATGGAAGCATAGCATTGTTGCATTGGAACAATCGAAGTCAAAATTGGGTTGTGTATACAAGTGGTCTGATAGACAGTTGTGTTCGCTATGGAATCTGTGGTCCTTATGGAAGCTGTAACATCAACagaaatcctccttgtaattgtATGGAAGGTTTTGAACCAAAAAGCCCTGAAGAATGGAACATAGCAGACTGGTCTAATGGGTGTAAGCTCCAAAGTCCTTTAGATTGTAAGGGTGGGGATGCCTTTCGGAAAGTTACTAAAATGAAATTTCCTGACACGCGATATTCATGGTACAATAGGAGCATGACACTTGGCGAGTGTGAGATAGCCTGCAGGAAAAATTGCACTTGTACAGCTTATGCGAATTTAGATATCAGAAAAGAGGGGAGTGGATGCTTACTATGGTTTGGTGAATTGATGGATCTCAATGTCTGTGAAGAGAACCAAGATCTTTACATAAGAATGCCTGCGTCCCTACTAACAG GTCTTACAGTCTCCCAACCTGGCTTCAATAGAAAGATTGAAATACTCATCATAGTCATGCCAACTTTGGTGATCTTAATGGGCCTGTCTGTAGCAGTGTATGCTTTCAGCATGAAAAagaaaaggtcttacatcaaaggTCGAG GTCGAAGGGTACACTCCACTGATAGACATAATTCAGATGTAGAGAAGGAAGATCTAGAGATGAATTTTGTTAGCTTATCTATAATAACCAAGGCTACCAATAACTTCTCAATAGACAATAAGCTTGGAGAAGGTGGCTTTGGTCCTGTTTACAAG GGAGTATTGGAAACAGGACAAGAAATAGCTGTGAAGCAACTTTCTAGAACTTCTGAACAGGGTTATGATGAGTTCTACAATGAAGTTGTTTGTGTTGCCAAACTTCAACATCGGAATCTTGTGAAGCTTGTTGGATACTGCATGGATGGAGATGAAAGGATCCtgatttatgaatacatgtctaACAAAAGCCTGGACTTACTTCTATTCG ATGAAACCAAAAGTTGCATGCTTGACTGGCCTCAACGTTTTTGCATCATCAATGGGATTGCTAGAGGAATGCTTTATCTCCACCAAGATTCTCGCCTTCGAATCATACACAGAGACCTGAAAGCAGCCAATATTCTGTTGGATCATGACATGAACCCTAAAATATCAGATTTTGGCCTTGCTAGAGAGTTTGAAGGAAACCAGATCACTGCAAAAACGAAGAAAGTGGTTGGAACATA TGGTTACATATCACCCGAGTATGCACTTCATGGACGCTTTTCTGTAAAATCAGATGTGTTCagttttggtgttttggtgctggAGATAGTGAGTGGGAAGAAAAACAGAGAATTCTCACATGAAGATCTCAATGATAACCTTCTTGGACAT GCATGGAGACTGTATACAGAAGGCAAGTACCTTGATCTCATGAGCCCATCTTTACACAACTCATGCATTATCTCAGAGGTGAAAAGATCAATACATGTTGGGCTTTTATGTGTACAAAATCATGCACAAGATAGACCAACTATGTCCTCTGTGGTTATGATGTTGGGTGGTGAGGGATCACTACCTCCACCTAGACAACCTGCTTTCTTTGCTGAAGAAGGTTCACGTAAGCACTACACTTTTTCCAAAGTTGATGAAGCAACTATAACATTGTTAGTTCCTCGGTAG
- the LOC111906239 gene encoding G-type lectin S-receptor-like serine/threonine-protein kinase At4g27290 isoform X5 — protein sequence MEGFEPKSPEEWNIADWSNGCKLQSPLDCKGGDAFRKVTKMKFPDTRYSWYNRSMTLGECEIACRKNCTCTAYANLDIRKEGSGCLLWFGELMDLNVCEENQDLYIRMPASLLTGLTVSQPGFNRKIEILIIVMPTLVILMGLSVAVYAFSMKKKRSYIKGRGRRVHSTDRHNSDVEKEDLEMNFVSLSIITKATNNFSIDNKLGEGGFGPVYKGVLETGQEIAVKQLSRTSEQGYDEFYNEVVCVAKLQHRNLVKLVGYCMDGDERILIYEYMSNKSLDLLLFDETKSCMLDWPQRFCIINGIARGMLYLHQDSRLRIIHRDLKAANILLDHDMNPKISDFGLAREFEGNQITAKTKKVVGTYGYISPEYALHGRFSVKSDVFSFGVLVLEIVSGKKNREFSHEDLNDNLLGHAWRLYTEGKYLDLMSPSLHNSCIISEVKRSIHVGLLCVQNHAQDRPTMSSVVMMLGGEGSLPPPRQPAFFAEEGSRKHYTFSKVDEATITLLVPR from the exons ATGGAAGGTTTTGAACCAAAAAGCCCTGAAGAATGGAACATAGCAGACTGGTCTAATGGGTGTAAGCTCCAAAGTCCTTTAGATTGTAAGGGTGGGGATGCCTTTCGGAAAGTTACTAAAATGAAATTTCCTGACACGCGATATTCATGGTACAATAGGAGCATGACACTTGGCGAGTGTGAGATAGCCTGCAGGAAAAATTGCACTTGTACAGCTTATGCGAATTTAGATATCAGAAAAGAGGGGAGTGGATGCTTACTATGGTTTGGTGAATTGATGGATCTCAATGTCTGTGAAGAGAACCAAGATCTTTACATAAGAATGCCTGCGTCCCTACTAACAG GTCTTACAGTCTCCCAACCTGGCTTCAATAGAAAGATTGAAATACTCATCATAGTCATGCCAACTTTGGTGATCTTAATGGGCCTGTCTGTAGCAGTGTATGCTTTCAGCATGAAAAagaaaaggtcttacatcaaaggTCGAG GTCGAAGGGTACACTCCACTGATAGACATAATTCAGATGTAGAGAAGGAAGATCTAGAGATGAATTTTGTTAGCTTATCTATAATAACCAAGGCTACCAATAACTTCTCAATAGACAATAAGCTTGGAGAAGGTGGCTTTGGTCCTGTTTACAAG GGAGTATTGGAAACAGGACAAGAAATAGCTGTGAAGCAACTTTCTAGAACTTCTGAACAGGGTTATGATGAGTTCTACAATGAAGTTGTTTGTGTTGCCAAACTTCAACATCGGAATCTTGTGAAGCTTGTTGGATACTGCATGGATGGAGATGAAAGGATCCtgatttatgaatacatgtctaACAAAAGCCTGGACTTACTTCTATTCG ATGAAACCAAAAGTTGCATGCTTGACTGGCCTCAACGTTTTTGCATCATCAATGGGATTGCTAGAGGAATGCTTTATCTCCACCAAGATTCTCGCCTTCGAATCATACACAGAGACCTGAAAGCAGCCAATATTCTGTTGGATCATGACATGAACCCTAAAATATCAGATTTTGGCCTTGCTAGAGAGTTTGAAGGAAACCAGATCACTGCAAAAACGAAGAAAGTGGTTGGAACATA TGGTTACATATCACCCGAGTATGCACTTCATGGACGCTTTTCTGTAAAATCAGATGTGTTCagttttggtgttttggtgctggAGATAGTGAGTGGGAAGAAAAACAGAGAATTCTCACATGAAGATCTCAATGATAACCTTCTTGGACAT GCATGGAGACTGTATACAGAAGGCAAGTACCTTGATCTCATGAGCCCATCTTTACACAACTCATGCATTATCTCAGAGGTGAAAAGATCAATACATGTTGGGCTTTTATGTGTACAAAATCATGCACAAGATAGACCAACTATGTCCTCTGTGGTTATGATGTTGGGTGGTGAGGGATCACTACCTCCACCTAGACAACCTGCTTTCTTTGCTGAAGAAGGTTCACGTAAGCACTACACTTTTTCCAAAGTTGATGAAGCAACTATAACATTGTTAGTTCCTCGGTAG
- the LOC111906239 gene encoding G-type lectin S-receptor-like serine/threonine-protein kinase At4g27290 isoform X4, with protein sequence MKLGKDFVRGINRSLTSWKSPDDPSTGQYVSYVDTNGYPQLIVSQGLVIDLRFGPWNGIRFSGLPFETSNPIYSHDFVVNQKEVYYKFELKSSIFQIISLRWDGSIALLHWNNRSQNWVVYTSGLIDSCVRYGICGPYGSCNINRNPPCNCMEGFEPKSPEEWNIADWSNGCKLQSPLDCKGGDAFRKVTKMKFPDTRYSWYNRSMTLGECEIACRKNCTCTAYANLDIRKEGSGCLLWFGELMDLNVCEENQDLYIRMPASLLTGLTVSQPGFNRKIEILIIVMPTLVILMGLSVAVYAFSMKKKRSYIKGRGRRVHSTDRHNSDVEKEDLEMNFVSLSIITKATNNFSIDNKLGEGGFGPVYKGVLETGQEIAVKQLSRTSEQGYDEFYNEVVCVAKLQHRNLVKLVGYCMDGDERILIYEYMSNKSLDLLLFDETKSCMLDWPQRFCIINGIARGMLYLHQDSRLRIIHRDLKAANILLDHDMNPKISDFGLAREFEGNQITAKTKKVVGTYGYISPEYALHGRFSVKSDVFSFGVLVLEIVSGKKNREFSHEDLNDNLLGHAWRLYTEGKYLDLMSPSLHNSCIISEVKRSIHVGLLCVQNHAQDRPTMSSVVMMLGGEGSLPPPRQPAFFAEEGSRKHYTFSKVDEATITLLVPR encoded by the exons ATGAAACTTGGTAAGGATTTTGTAAGAGGCATAAACAGGAGCTTGACATCATGGAAGAGTCCTGACGATCCTTCTACAGGTCAGTATGTAAGTTATGTAGATACAAATGGATACCCACAATTAATTGTGAGCCAAGGTTTAGTAATAGACTTAAGATTTGGACCATGGAACGGCATCAGGTTTAGTGGTTTGCCTTTTGAGACGTCAAATCCAATATACTCTCATGATTTTGTTGTCAACCAGAAGGAAGTATATTATAAATTCGAGCTTAAGAGTTCAATTTTTCAGATAATATCTTTGAGGTGGGATGGAAGCATAGCATTGTTGCATTGGAACAATCGAAGTCAAAATTGGGTTGTGTATACAAGTGGTCTGATAGACAGTTGTGTTCGCTATGGAATCTGTGGTCCTTATGGAAGCTGTAACATCAACagaaatcctccttgtaattgtATGGAAGGTTTTGAACCAAAAAGCCCTGAAGAATGGAACATAGCAGACTGGTCTAATGGGTGTAAGCTCCAAAGTCCTTTAGATTGTAAGGGTGGGGATGCCTTTCGGAAAGTTACTAAAATGAAATTTCCTGACACGCGATATTCATGGTACAATAGGAGCATGACACTTGGCGAGTGTGAGATAGCCTGCAGGAAAAATTGCACTTGTACAGCTTATGCGAATTTAGATATCAGAAAAGAGGGGAGTGGATGCTTACTATGGTTTGGTGAATTGATGGATCTCAATGTCTGTGAAGAGAACCAAGATCTTTACATAAGAATGCCTGCGTCCCTACTAACAG GTCTTACAGTCTCCCAACCTGGCTTCAATAGAAAGATTGAAATACTCATCATAGTCATGCCAACTTTGGTGATCTTAATGGGCCTGTCTGTAGCAGTGTATGCTTTCAGCATGAAAAagaaaaggtcttacatcaaaggTCGAG GTCGAAGGGTACACTCCACTGATAGACATAATTCAGATGTAGAGAAGGAAGATCTAGAGATGAATTTTGTTAGCTTATCTATAATAACCAAGGCTACCAATAACTTCTCAATAGACAATAAGCTTGGAGAAGGTGGCTTTGGTCCTGTTTACAAG GGAGTATTGGAAACAGGACAAGAAATAGCTGTGAAGCAACTTTCTAGAACTTCTGAACAGGGTTATGATGAGTTCTACAATGAAGTTGTTTGTGTTGCCAAACTTCAACATCGGAATCTTGTGAAGCTTGTTGGATACTGCATGGATGGAGATGAAAGGATCCtgatttatgaatacatgtctaACAAAAGCCTGGACTTACTTCTATTCG ATGAAACCAAAAGTTGCATGCTTGACTGGCCTCAACGTTTTTGCATCATCAATGGGATTGCTAGAGGAATGCTTTATCTCCACCAAGATTCTCGCCTTCGAATCATACACAGAGACCTGAAAGCAGCCAATATTCTGTTGGATCATGACATGAACCCTAAAATATCAGATTTTGGCCTTGCTAGAGAGTTTGAAGGAAACCAGATCACTGCAAAAACGAAGAAAGTGGTTGGAACATA TGGTTACATATCACCCGAGTATGCACTTCATGGACGCTTTTCTGTAAAATCAGATGTGTTCagttttggtgttttggtgctggAGATAGTGAGTGGGAAGAAAAACAGAGAATTCTCACATGAAGATCTCAATGATAACCTTCTTGGACAT GCATGGAGACTGTATACAGAAGGCAAGTACCTTGATCTCATGAGCCCATCTTTACACAACTCATGCATTATCTCAGAGGTGAAAAGATCAATACATGTTGGGCTTTTATGTGTACAAAATCATGCACAAGATAGACCAACTATGTCCTCTGTGGTTATGATGTTGGGTGGTGAGGGATCACTACCTCCACCTAGACAACCTGCTTTCTTTGCTGAAGAAGGTTCACGTAAGCACTACACTTTTTCCAAAGTTGATGAAGCAACTATAACATTGTTAGTTCCTCGGTAG
- the LOC111906239 gene encoding G-type lectin S-receptor-like serine/threonine-protein kinase At4g27290 isoform X2: MEGLFTSLLCIISLFLLFLGSFAVDSIASNQGIKDGETIVSTGGMYELGFFSPSNSNDRYLGIWFKKISTGRVVWIANRDFPLLNRTGKLKVSSEGLLLLSCCGDTVIWSSNSSASVRYNNNPVAQLLDTGNFVVKDGSSNSSSSIQTNFIWQSFDYPDDTLLAGMKLGKDFVRGINRSLTSWKSPDDPSTGQYVSYVDTNGYPQLIVSQGLVIDLRFGPWNGIRFSGLPFETSNPIYSHDFVVNQKEVYYKFELKSSIFQIISLRWDGSIALLHWNNRSQNWVVYTSGLIDSCVRYGICGPYGSCNINRNPPCNCMEGFEPKSPEEWNIADWSNGCKLQSPLDCKGGDAFRKVTKMKFPDTRYSWYNRSMTLGECEIACRKNCTCTAYANLDIRKEGSGCLLWFGELMDLNVCEENQDLYIRMPASLLTGLTVSQPGFNRKIEILIIVMPTLVILMGLSVAVYAFSMKKKRSYIKGRGRRVHSTDRHNSDVEKEDLEMNFVSLSIITKATNNFSIDNKLGEGGFGPVYKGVLETGQEIAVKQLSRTSEQGYDEFYNEVVCVAKLQHRNLVKLVGYCMDGDERILIYEYMSNKSLDLLLFDETKSCMLDWPQRFCIINGIARGMLYLHQDSRLRIIHRDLKAANILLDHDMNPKISDFGLAREFEGNQITAKTKKVVGTYGYISPEYALHGRFSVKSDVFSFGVLVLEIVSGKKNREFSHEDLNDNLLGHAWRLYTEGKYLDLMSPSLHNSCIISEVKRSIHVGLLCVQNHAQDRPTMSSVVMMLGGEGSLPPPRQPAFFAEEGSLFIGFKFL, encoded by the exons ATGGAAGGCCTTTTTACAAGTTTATTGTGcatcatttctttattcttgCTCTTCTTAGGTTCTTTTGCTGTAGACAGCATAGCTTCAAATCAAGGCATCAAAGATGGTGAGACCATTGTTTCAACTGGAGGAATGTATGAACTGGGCTTTTTTAGCCCCAGTAACTCAAACGATCGGTACCTGGGAATATGGTTCAAGAAGATATCAACAGGTAGAGTGGTATGGATTGCTAACAGAGACTTTCCATTACTCAATAGAACAGGAAAACTCAAAGTCAGTAGTGAGGGACTCCTGTTGCTTTCCTGCTGTGGTGATACAGTAATCTGGTCATCCAATTCCTCTGCTTCTGTCAGGTACAATAACAATCCAGTGGCACAACTTTTGGATACTGGAAATTTTGTTGTAAAAGATGGTAGTAGTAATAGTAGTAGTTCTATTCAAACAAATTTCATATGGCAAAGTTTTGATTATCCTGATGACACTTTGCTAGCTGGAATGAAACTTGGTAAGGATTTTGTAAGAGGCATAAACAGGAGCTTGACATCATGGAAGAGTCCTGACGATCCTTCTACAGGTCAGTATGTAAGTTATGTAGATACAAATGGATACCCACAATTAATTGTGAGCCAAGGTTTAGTAATAGACTTAAGATTTGGACCATGGAACGGCATCAGGTTTAGTGGTTTGCCTTTTGAGACGTCAAATCCAATATACTCTCATGATTTTGTTGTCAACCAGAAGGAAGTATATTATAAATTCGAGCTTAAGAGTTCAATTTTTCAGATAATATCTTTGAGGTGGGATGGAAGCATAGCATTGTTGCATTGGAACAATCGAAGTCAAAATTGGGTTGTGTATACAAGTGGTCTGATAGACAGTTGTGTTCGCTATGGAATCTGTGGTCCTTATGGAAGCTGTAACATCAACagaaatcctccttgtaattgtATGGAAGGTTTTGAACCAAAAAGCCCTGAAGAATGGAACATAGCAGACTGGTCTAATGGGTGTAAGCTCCAAAGTCCTTTAGATTGTAAGGGTGGGGATGCCTTTCGGAAAGTTACTAAAATGAAATTTCCTGACACGCGATATTCATGGTACAATAGGAGCATGACACTTGGCGAGTGTGAGATAGCCTGCAGGAAAAATTGCACTTGTACAGCTTATGCGAATTTAGATATCAGAAAAGAGGGGAGTGGATGCTTACTATGGTTTGGTGAATTGATGGATCTCAATGTCTGTGAAGAGAACCAAGATCTTTACATAAGAATGCCTGCGTCCCTACTAACAG GTCTTACAGTCTCCCAACCTGGCTTCAATAGAAAGATTGAAATACTCATCATAGTCATGCCAACTTTGGTGATCTTAATGGGCCTGTCTGTAGCAGTGTATGCTTTCAGCATGAAAAagaaaaggtcttacatcaaaggTCGAG GTCGAAGGGTACACTCCACTGATAGACATAATTCAGATGTAGAGAAGGAAGATCTAGAGATGAATTTTGTTAGCTTATCTATAATAACCAAGGCTACCAATAACTTCTCAATAGACAATAAGCTTGGAGAAGGTGGCTTTGGTCCTGTTTACAAG GGAGTATTGGAAACAGGACAAGAAATAGCTGTGAAGCAACTTTCTAGAACTTCTGAACAGGGTTATGATGAGTTCTACAATGAAGTTGTTTGTGTTGCCAAACTTCAACATCGGAATCTTGTGAAGCTTGTTGGATACTGCATGGATGGAGATGAAAGGATCCtgatttatgaatacatgtctaACAAAAGCCTGGACTTACTTCTATTCG ATGAAACCAAAAGTTGCATGCTTGACTGGCCTCAACGTTTTTGCATCATCAATGGGATTGCTAGAGGAATGCTTTATCTCCACCAAGATTCTCGCCTTCGAATCATACACAGAGACCTGAAAGCAGCCAATATTCTGTTGGATCATGACATGAACCCTAAAATATCAGATTTTGGCCTTGCTAGAGAGTTTGAAGGAAACCAGATCACTGCAAAAACGAAGAAAGTGGTTGGAACATA TGGTTACATATCACCCGAGTATGCACTTCATGGACGCTTTTCTGTAAAATCAGATGTGTTCagttttggtgttttggtgctggAGATAGTGAGTGGGAAGAAAAACAGAGAATTCTCACATGAAGATCTCAATGATAACCTTCTTGGACAT GCATGGAGACTGTATACAGAAGGCAAGTACCTTGATCTCATGAGCCCATCTTTACACAACTCATGCATTATCTCAGAGGTGAAAAGATCAATACATGTTGGGCTTTTATGTGTACAAAATCATGCACAAGATAGACCAACTATGTCCTCTGTGGTTATGATGTTGGGTGGTGAGGGATCACTACCTCCACCTAGACAACCTGCTTTCTTTGCTGAAGAAGGTTCAC TTTTTATAGGGTTCAAGTTTCTATAA
- the LOC111906239 gene encoding G-type lectin S-receptor-like serine/threonine-protein kinase At4g27290 isoform X1, translating to MEGLFTSLLCIISLFLLFLGSFAVDSIASNQGIKDGETIVSTGGMYELGFFSPSNSNDRYLGIWFKKISTGRVVWIANRDFPLLNRTGKLKVSSEGLLLLSCCGDTVIWSSNSSASVRYNNNPVAQLLDTGNFVVKDGSSNSSSSIQTNFIWQSFDYPDDTLLAGMKLGKDFVRGINRSLTSWKSPDDPSTGQYVSYVDTNGYPQLIVSQGLVIDLRFGPWNGIRFSGLPFETSNPIYSHDFVVNQKEVYYKFELKSSIFQIISLRWDGSIALLHWNNRSQNWVVYTSGLIDSCVRYGICGPYGSCNINRNPPCNCMEGFEPKSPEEWNIADWSNGCKLQSPLDCKGGDAFRKVTKMKFPDTRYSWYNRSMTLGECEIACRKNCTCTAYANLDIRKEGSGCLLWFGELMDLNVCEENQDLYIRMPASLLTGLTVSQPGFNRKIEILIIVMPTLVILMGLSVAVYAFSMKKKRSYIKGRGRRVHSTDRHNSDVEKEDLEMNFVSLSIITKATNNFSIDNKLGEGGFGPVYKGVLETGQEIAVKQLSRTSEQGYDEFYNEVVCVAKLQHRNLVKLVGYCMDGDERILIYEYMSNKSLDLLLFDETKSCMLDWPQRFCIINGIARGMLYLHQDSRLRIIHRDLKAANILLDHDMNPKISDFGLAREFEGNQITAKTKKVVGTYGYISPEYALHGRFSVKSDVFSFGVLVLEIVSGKKNREFSHEDLNDNLLGHAWRLYTEGKYLDLMSPSLHNSCIISEVKRSIHVGLLCVQNHAQDRPTMSSVVMMLGGEGSLPPPRQPAFFAEEGSRKHYTFSKVDEATITLLVPR from the exons ATGGAAGGCCTTTTTACAAGTTTATTGTGcatcatttctttattcttgCTCTTCTTAGGTTCTTTTGCTGTAGACAGCATAGCTTCAAATCAAGGCATCAAAGATGGTGAGACCATTGTTTCAACTGGAGGAATGTATGAACTGGGCTTTTTTAGCCCCAGTAACTCAAACGATCGGTACCTGGGAATATGGTTCAAGAAGATATCAACAGGTAGAGTGGTATGGATTGCTAACAGAGACTTTCCATTACTCAATAGAACAGGAAAACTCAAAGTCAGTAGTGAGGGACTCCTGTTGCTTTCCTGCTGTGGTGATACAGTAATCTGGTCATCCAATTCCTCTGCTTCTGTCAGGTACAATAACAATCCAGTGGCACAACTTTTGGATACTGGAAATTTTGTTGTAAAAGATGGTAGTAGTAATAGTAGTAGTTCTATTCAAACAAATTTCATATGGCAAAGTTTTGATTATCCTGATGACACTTTGCTAGCTGGAATGAAACTTGGTAAGGATTTTGTAAGAGGCATAAACAGGAGCTTGACATCATGGAAGAGTCCTGACGATCCTTCTACAGGTCAGTATGTAAGTTATGTAGATACAAATGGATACCCACAATTAATTGTGAGCCAAGGTTTAGTAATAGACTTAAGATTTGGACCATGGAACGGCATCAGGTTTAGTGGTTTGCCTTTTGAGACGTCAAATCCAATATACTCTCATGATTTTGTTGTCAACCAGAAGGAAGTATATTATAAATTCGAGCTTAAGAGTTCAATTTTTCAGATAATATCTTTGAGGTGGGATGGAAGCATAGCATTGTTGCATTGGAACAATCGAAGTCAAAATTGGGTTGTGTATACAAGTGGTCTGATAGACAGTTGTGTTCGCTATGGAATCTGTGGTCCTTATGGAAGCTGTAACATCAACagaaatcctccttgtaattgtATGGAAGGTTTTGAACCAAAAAGCCCTGAAGAATGGAACATAGCAGACTGGTCTAATGGGTGTAAGCTCCAAAGTCCTTTAGATTGTAAGGGTGGGGATGCCTTTCGGAAAGTTACTAAAATGAAATTTCCTGACACGCGATATTCATGGTACAATAGGAGCATGACACTTGGCGAGTGTGAGATAGCCTGCAGGAAAAATTGCACTTGTACAGCTTATGCGAATTTAGATATCAGAAAAGAGGGGAGTGGATGCTTACTATGGTTTGGTGAATTGATGGATCTCAATGTCTGTGAAGAGAACCAAGATCTTTACATAAGAATGCCTGCGTCCCTACTAACAG GTCTTACAGTCTCCCAACCTGGCTTCAATAGAAAGATTGAAATACTCATCATAGTCATGCCAACTTTGGTGATCTTAATGGGCCTGTCTGTAGCAGTGTATGCTTTCAGCATGAAAAagaaaaggtcttacatcaaaggTCGAG GTCGAAGGGTACACTCCACTGATAGACATAATTCAGATGTAGAGAAGGAAGATCTAGAGATGAATTTTGTTAGCTTATCTATAATAACCAAGGCTACCAATAACTTCTCAATAGACAATAAGCTTGGAGAAGGTGGCTTTGGTCCTGTTTACAAG GGAGTATTGGAAACAGGACAAGAAATAGCTGTGAAGCAACTTTCTAGAACTTCTGAACAGGGTTATGATGAGTTCTACAATGAAGTTGTTTGTGTTGCCAAACTTCAACATCGGAATCTTGTGAAGCTTGTTGGATACTGCATGGATGGAGATGAAAGGATCCtgatttatgaatacatgtctaACAAAAGCCTGGACTTACTTCTATTCG ATGAAACCAAAAGTTGCATGCTTGACTGGCCTCAACGTTTTTGCATCATCAATGGGATTGCTAGAGGAATGCTTTATCTCCACCAAGATTCTCGCCTTCGAATCATACACAGAGACCTGAAAGCAGCCAATATTCTGTTGGATCATGACATGAACCCTAAAATATCAGATTTTGGCCTTGCTAGAGAGTTTGAAGGAAACCAGATCACTGCAAAAACGAAGAAAGTGGTTGGAACATA TGGTTACATATCACCCGAGTATGCACTTCATGGACGCTTTTCTGTAAAATCAGATGTGTTCagttttggtgttttggtgctggAGATAGTGAGTGGGAAGAAAAACAGAGAATTCTCACATGAAGATCTCAATGATAACCTTCTTGGACAT GCATGGAGACTGTATACAGAAGGCAAGTACCTTGATCTCATGAGCCCATCTTTACACAACTCATGCATTATCTCAGAGGTGAAAAGATCAATACATGTTGGGCTTTTATGTGTACAAAATCATGCACAAGATAGACCAACTATGTCCTCTGTGGTTATGATGTTGGGTGGTGAGGGATCACTACCTCCACCTAGACAACCTGCTTTCTTTGCTGAAGAAGGTTCACGTAAGCACTACACTTTTTCCAAAGTTGATGAAGCAACTATAACATTGTTAGTTCCTCGGTAG